ATTTCTGCGTGCGCTCGACGGCGAATGCGGGAACCACCACGCTGCCGCCGCGCCGGGCGACATCCTGGACGAGGCGCGCCAGCTCCGGGCGCGGGTCGGTGGTGGGATGGCGGCGGTTGCCGTAGGTGGATTCGATGACCAGCACGTCGGCGCGCTCGATGTCGTCGGGGCCGGTAGAGATGACCTTGCCGGGTGCGATGTGCGTGTCGCGTACGCGGCCGACGTCGCCGCTGAACAGCAGCGTGCGCCGGCCGCCGGGCGTTTCCAGCTTTACCTCCACCATGGCCGAGCCCAGGATGTGCGCGGCGTGCAGGTAGCGGAAACTGACATCGGGTGAGAGCCGGCGCTCTTCGCCGAAGTCCACCTGCTTGAGATACGCCAGGCTGTCCAGCGCCTGCTGCTCGGTGTAGAGCGGCAGAGCAGGCGAGTGCTTCGAGGTCTTCTTCTTGTTCGCGTATTCGGCCTCCTCCTCCTGCAGATGGCCGGAGTCCGGCAGCAGCACGCCGCACAAGTCCACGGTGGGCGGCGTGGCGAAGATAGGTCCGCGAAAACCTTCCTGGATAAGGCGCGGCACCCATCCGGCGTGATCCATGTGGGCGTGGGTGAGAATGACGGCGTCGATGAGGCGCGCGGGGATGGGCGTGTCCTGCCAATTGCGCTCGCGCCACTGCTTGTGTCCTTGAAACAGGCCGCAGTCGATCAGCACCTGGAAGCCGCGCTTGCCGCCGCGGTCGGCGGTGTTGATAAGGTGCTTGGAACCGGTGACCGTGCCGGCTGCGCCGAGGAACTGGATGTAGGGCATGGGCGAGTTCTCGGTCCTCAGTTCTCAGTTCTGGGAAAGCGGCTATGGTAGCGCAATGGCAGCCAGGTTGTTGGTGCGGTCGGATTCGGGGACGCTGGAGTCGTTCACCAGCACGTCGCGCGGCTTGGTGGGCACGGTGATGCGGATGCTGGCCTTGTCCCGCGCGGGGACGCGCAGGCGCTGGGTGGCCTCGCCGCCCTCGGCGCGCAGTGTGACCGAGACTTCCGCCGCCGCGCCGCCCAGGTTCTCCACCGTGACCGTCACGGAGTATCCGCCGCCGACGATGGGACGCGGGTAAGTCGAGACCACGCGGAAGTCGGGGAGGCCGCGGTCGCGATAGACCCAGTCGTCGAAGAACCACTCCAGACTCCGTCCGCTTTCTTTTTCGAGCAACTGCTGGAAGTAAGCCGGCGTGCGGTCGTCCTCGGCGCGATAGGCATGCAGAGCGCGCTGCAGAGGGGCGTCGCCGAGCATCTCCCGCAGCATCCAGAACACGTACGCGGCTTTGGCGCGGTAGAAGATCTCGTCGCTGGTGGTGATGAGCGAGGGACGAGGAGCTTCAGGCGGAAGCCGGGCCAGGGCGTTCTCCATTTCCACCAGCAGGGGGAGCTGCCGTTCCAGGTATTCGAGCGCCGCGGAGCGTCGTGCTTGCTGCTCGCGGGCCAGCGCCTGGGCGAAGTGCGCAGCCCCTTCGCGGATCCACGGCCGGGGAGAATCCAGGGCGGCGTGCGCCAGCGGGTGCATCAGGGTGACTTCGAGGGACTCGCGGGAGAGCGGCTTGAGCGGCGTGAACAGCACTGAGCCGCTCTCCCACGGAACCACGTCGAGCGGAGTGGGCGGCTGCACGCGGGTGGAGGACTCGGCAGCAACCTCGGCCAGCTCAACCATCTCGAAGCGGCGGCGCGGCTGGCCGAACCACTCGAAGGCCAGCGGCTGCAAGGCCTGGGCGGCATCCACATACTGCTGCGCGAGAGTTTCGTGTCCGGGGAAGTGATAGACACGAATCACGGACTGCAGCAGCGCGCGGAAGTCGCCGGCGGCCAGGGTGGGCGGCGAAAGGCCCACGGGCTCGAACACGAAGTCGAAGCTGCGCGCCGCGGGATTTCCGCCGACGGCGCGGCCGTTGGTCACCACCTGCCAGGCATAGTAGGAAGGAACGTCGAGCGTCACCGTCAGGCGCAGGACGGACGCGGCGTGGCGCGCCTTCCAGGCGTCGAGCGAGTCGAAGAACTCCGTCGGGTCGCTCAGCGAAATGCTCTCGAGGGTCACGGGATACCAGGCGACGTAGCCGACGCCCCGTAGGCAGGTAAAGGTAGCGCTGATGCGATCCCAGTCGTTGCGTTTGGCATCCGCTTCAGGCGCGCCCGCGCGTGTGAGCCGTGCGGCATCGAGCACCACCGTGCCTTCGTAGGCGACCTCCAGCGTGACGCTGTTCCCCGGCGCCACCTCCTGCGGCAGCGTGACCAGGACCTCCGAAAGCGACCCGGTGTGGTCGAGGTCGGAGACGTAGGGCTGCCCGACCATCGGCAGCGGCTTTCCTTCCGCCGTGACCGAGGTCCACCCGAGCGAAGAAGAGACCTGGAGCGCGACCACGCGCTGCGACGACGGGCTGTCGTTGCGCAGCGTCACGGTTCCGTTGGCGGAGAGCGCTTCCTGCGCCGGCGTGATGCGGAGCTTCAAGTCCCAGGCGGTGATGGTGAAGGCGGCGCGGTCGAGGGCGGAAGATGGAGTCGCGAGAGAGCACAGCAAACAGAAGGCAAGTAAGGACGGGCGCCTTTCGCGCACCGGCGCGAATCGGCGCGCCCAGATCCTTCGCTCGGCGAAAAGCAGTAGCGCCTCGCTCAGGATGACACCTCCGGTTGGTTGAGCCGGCGTTGGCGGACGAGTTCGTACATGACCACGGCAGCGGCGACGGAGACATTCAGCGAGGGCACCTTGCCCAGCATGGGAATGGAGACCAGGAAGTCACAGCGGCGGCGGATCTGCTCGTGCATGCCCTTGCCTTCGGCGCCGAGCACCAGCGCGCAGTCCATGTTGTAGTCGAGCGATTCGTAGGACTGTGGGGCGCGCTCGTCGAGGCCGACGATCCACACATTGCGTGCCTTTAATTCCTCGAGCGCACGGCCCAGGTTGGTGACGCGCGCGATGGGCAGGTGCTCGCTGGCGCCGGCGGAAACCTTGGCCACCGTGGCGGTAACCCCCACGGCACGGCGCTCGGGAATGAGGACGCCGTCGGCGCCGGCGGCATCAGCCGTACGTAGGATGGCACCCAGGTTGTGCGGGTCTTCGATGCCGTCGAGCACCAGGACGAAAGCGTGATGTCCGCGGCGATGGGCCAGGATGGCCTCCGGGGCGTCATAGCGCCGCGCCGCCGCCACCGCCACCACGCCCTGGTGCGCGCCGCCGTGCGTCATGCGGTCAAGCTGGTGGCGCGGCAGGAAGCGCACCGGGACCTGCAGCGCACGGCATTCCGCAATCAGCTTCTCGACGCGAGCATCGTTGCGCCCGGAGACCGCGACGTACTCGAATGCGCGGCCGCGGGCCTTCAGGGCCTCAGTCACGGCATGGATGCCGAAGATGATCTCCATCAGGATGAGTGTAGAGGATGCCCTGGGCGATTGAGTAATTGGGAAATTTGGCGATTGGGAAATTGCGCACCACCGGCAACGCGCCAAACAATTTGCACACTACCAAATCGCCCAATCACTCAATTCAAGATGAGCCGCCGCCACCCCTGCCGCCGCAGCAGCATCGCAATGACGCCTCCGCCAGCAATGCGATCAGGATGCCGCCCACGATATCGGAAACATAGTGGTAGCGGTCATACACAGCCCCGATGCAAAGCAGCACCACCAGCGGCGCAAGCGCCACGCCCAGGCGCGGAGCGTAGCGCCAGGCATAAATCAACGCGACTACGGCGGCGGCCACGTGCGAGCTGGGAAAGGCGTTGCCGTGCACGCCTCCGTGCTTCTGGATGAGGTTGACCAGGAAATGAAATGGGCCACCCTCGAGGGGTACGGTGTGCAGATGACGGAGCGTGTGCGCCGGGCCCTCGGTGGGGAAGCCGAGGAAGAACAGGTAGCACAGCATGTAGCTCACGACGCTGGCGGACATGGCGCGCCGGAAAGCCGGCATGTCGCGGCGATGGTAGAGCACGCCGCCGACGATCATCAGCAGCAGGAAGTAGGAGAAATATCCCACCTCCAGGACCTCCGTCAGCCAGGGCGTGGCGAACTGCCCCAGCCAGACAGTGGGAGGAACGGGAAAAAGCCAGGCCTCCAGATCAAGCAGATATCGGTCCTGCCAGGAATCCACGAACAGGAAGGAGAGGCGGGCCACTTCTTCGAAGCACACAATGAACATCAGCAGCGGGTACCAGTGGTGCAGGAACCGCCACAGGCGTGAGCGGGACGCGCCCGCCACCAGCCCTGCGATGACCAGCACGCAGGCAACGTGGACCGCCAGAAACGCGGGCCAGGCCGAAACGCGGTGGCGCAGCAGCAAAATAATCAGCCCCAGTCCGCTGTACCAGGCAAAGTAGAGGCGGTCGACGAAGTTCGTCCGCTGCCACCAGGAAGCTGAGAAATCGTTCGCCATTGGGGAGAATCGGATTGTACCGGGGGTCGTCGCTCCGCCGGGCTGACCCCGGGCCGGTGCTAGACTGGAAGTTTCAGAGGGCGATGTGGAATCCGTCTATCTCCTCTCGGCGGTGCGCACGGCGATCGGAAAGTTCGGCGGGTCGCTGGCAACCAAGTCCGCGGCTGACATGGGCGCAGTCGCAGCCCGGGCGGCACTGGAGCGCGCTGGAGTCCAAGCCGATCAGGTGGACGAGACCATCTTCGGCAACGCCCGCCAGGCGGGCGGCGGTCCGAACGTGGCGCGGCAAATCTCCATCCGGGCCGGCCTGCCGCAGGAAGTTCCCGCCTTCACCGTGAACCAGGCCTGCGCCTCCGGCATGAAGTCGGTGGCGCTGGCGTTCGAAGAAATCAGGGCCGGAAACCTGGAATGCGTGCTCACGGGGGGCACGGAATCCATGTCACGCCTTCCCTACTATCTGGATGGCGCGCGCTGGGGCTACCGGCTGGGACATCAGGAACTGGTGGACGGCATGTACCGCGACGGTTTTTTCTGCCCCATGGCCAGGATGGTGATGGGCGAAACCGCCGAAGTGCTGGCCGAGCAGTACAAGATTCCGCGCGAAGAACAGGACCAGTACGCGCTGCGGTCGCAGCAGCGCGCGCAGGCGGCCATCGAGGCGGGGCGGTTCGCTTCGGAGATCGTTGGCGTCGAGCTCGAAGGCAAGAAAGGCCCGCAGACCTTTGCGCGCGACGAGCATCCCTTCCTGGGCGCGACGCTGGAGAAGATGGCCAAACTGCCGCCGGTGTTCTCGAAGACCGGCACCATCACCGCGGGGAACTCGTCCGGAATTACCGATGGAGCCGCCGCATTGGTGGTAGCGGGCGAATCGTTCGTGAAGCGGCACAACCTCAAGCCTCTGGCACGGGTGATGGCGGCAACCAGTGCCGGCGTCGATCCGCGCCTCATGGGCATCGGGCCGGTGCCGGCGCTGCGCAAGATGAAGGAAAAGTTCGGGCTGGATTACGCCGCGTTCGACCTCCTCGAGCTGAACGAAGCCTTTGCGGCGCAGGTACTGGCCTGCGACCGCGAACTGCACTTCGACCCGGAGAAACTGAACGTGAACGGCGGGGCCATCGCGCTGGGACATCCCATCGGGTGCACGGGCGCGCGCATCACGGTGACGCTGTTGCACGAGATGCTGCGCCGTAAAGCGAAGCGAGGCATGGCGACGCTCTGCGTCTCCGGCGGCATGGGCATGGCGCTGGCGCTGGAGAACGTGGTCTGAAACCGAACGGCTTCAAGCGGTAAACTCCCTCGGCGCCGCGTTTGACGCTGCCAAACCGGCGTTCTTATACTCGTTGAGACGTTTTTCTCAAAGCATCCGATAGCCCATGCCGCTTTCCGCACTCATCGTGGACGACGAACAGCTCGCGCGCGACGAGCTGGCCTACCTGCTGAAGTCGGTGGGTGACGTCGAAGTCGTGGCCCAGGGCAAGAACGGCCTGGAGGCGGTGAACCTGATCAAGGAGCACACGCCCGACCTGGTCTTCCTGGATGTGCAAATGCCCGGCCTGGACGGCTTCGGCGTGATCAAGAAGCTGCTGGACCGGCGGTTGCCGTTGCCGCAGATCGTCTTTGCCACCGCCTACGACCAGTATGCCGTCAAGGCTTTCGAAGTGAATGCGGTCGACTACCTGCTGAAGCCCTTCGACAAGAAGCGGGTGACGCAGTCCGTACAGAAGGCCAGGCGTTTGCGCGAGTCGGCGGGCGCCCCGGCTGAACGTCTGGACGCCCTGGTGAAAATGCTCGAAGGCCAGAAGCCGCAGCCTAACCGCATCCTGATCAAAGCTGCAGGCCGCCTGTTCCTGGTGGATCAGAAGGACATCTGCTACGCCTCCATCGAAGATGGCGTGATCACGGTGGTGACCTCGGCCGCCGAAGGCCAGTCGAACTGTCGCACCCTGGAAGAACTGCTCTCTTCGCTCGACGCCAACATGTTCTGGCGCGCGCACCGCTCCTACGTGGTGAACATCAACCGCATCCGGGAAGTGGTGCCCTGGTTCAAGAGCAGCTACCAGCTCCGTATGGACGACAAGAAACAGTCGGAGATCCCGGTGAGCCGCGCTCAAACCAAGCGCCTGCGGGAACTGTTCCGGCTGTAGCGATTTCGCCGCGGATGGACGCGGATTCGCTTCCTTCATACCTCGATCCAGCGAGTGATTCTCTCCGCGATGGACGCCACGGTTTCGGGCTTATAATCGGACAGACTCATGAAGGCCTACGTGTACGTTTCGCTGAAGAAGACGGTGCTCGACCCCCAGGGCAAGACCATCCATGGCGCGCTGAAGAAGATGGGATACAAGGGAGTGGGCGACGTCCGCCAGGGGAAGTTCTTTGAGATTGCCCTCGACGGCGGACTGACGAAAGACGCGGCGCAGGCCGAGGTGGAGCGCATGGCGCGCGAGGTGCTGACCAACCCAGTGATCGAGGAGTTCAGTTACAGGATTGAAGACTAAGACTCTGGCCGCGGATTCACGCGGAGGAACGCGGATAAACTGGGTCGCTCGAGCGGCCCTTGCATCCAAGGCTCTTGGACTTCCCCGCGACGCTGGCGCTTTCCAGCGACCAACGGGCAACAGGCAACCGGCAACTGGGAACTGACTTATGTGCGGCATCGTCGGATACGTCGGCAAAAAGCGCGTCGTGCCCGTCATCCTCGAGGGGCTGAAGCGCCTGGAGTATCGCGGATATGACTCGGCGGGCATCGCCGTGGCCGGCAACGGACCGGGGCTCGAGGTGCGGCGCGCCGAAGGCAAGCTGCGGAACCTGGAAGAAGCCATCCGGCTGAAGCCGCTGGACGGCAGCTACGGCATCGGGCACACGCGCTGGGCCACGCATGGCCGCCCCACCGAAGAGAACGCCCATCCGCACCGCGATTGCTCGGGTCGCATCGTCGTGGTGCACAACGGCATCATCGAGAACTACCTCTCGCTCAAGAAGAAGCTCATCGAAGAGCAGCACAAGTTCGTCACCGAGACCGATACCGAGGTCATCGCCCACCTGGTGGAGAAACATCTGAAGCCGCACAACGGCCACCGGCCGGCATTCGAGGAAGCGGTGCGCAGGGCGGTGAACGAACTGCAGGGCGTGTTCGCGCTGGCCGTGATCACCGCCGACGAGCCCAACAAGATCGTGGCCGCGCGCAACGGGCCGCCGGCCGTGATCGGGCTGGGCAAGGACGAGTACTTTGTGGCCTCGGACGTGCCCGCCATCCTCTACCACACGCGCGACGTGTTCTTCCTCGCCGACGGTGACCTGGCGGTGATCACGCCGGCGGGCGTGCAGTTGAGCGACTTCTCCGGGCGGCCCATTGTGCGCCAGGTGCAGCACATCACCTGGGACCCCATCATGGCCGAGAAGGGCGGCTTCAAGCACTTCATGCTCAAGGAGATCTATGAGCAGCCACGGGCCGTGCGCGATACCACCCTGGGGCGCGTTTCGCTCGATACCGGCAAGGTGTTCCTAGAAGAGATGGAAATCACCCCGGCCGAGTTCCGAGCCGTCAAGAAGGTGCATATCGCGGCCTGCGGGACAAGCTGGCACGCCGCGCTGGCGGGCAAGTTCATGGTTGAGCGCCTGGCGCGCGTCCCGGTGGAAGTGGACTATGCCAGCGAGTACCGCTACCGCGACCCGCTGACCGGCCCGGACACGGTCACCATCCTCATCACGCAGTCGGGCGAGACCGCGGACACCATCGCAGCGCAACGCGAAGCCAAAGCCAAGGGCTCAAAGACGCTGGCCATCTGCAACGTGGTGGGCTCCATGGTGACCCGGGAGGCGGCCGGCACCATCTACACCCACGCGGGGCCGGAGATCGGCGTGGCCTCCAGCAAGGCCTTCACCGCGCAACTGGCCGCCATGTTCCTGTTCGCCGTCTACCTGGCCGAGACCCGCGGCACGATCTCGACCGAGCAGGCGCGGGCGCTGTTGACCGAGCTCACGCGCATGCCGGGTAAGCTGGAAGCCATCCTGGCGCGCGACGAAGAGATCGAAGACCTGGCCAAGGAGTACATGCGCGCGCAGGACTTCCTGTTCCTGGGCCGCGGCGTACACTACCCGATCGCGCTGGAAGGAGCGCTCAAACTCAAGGAGATCTCCTATATCCACGCCGAGGGTTATCCGGCGGGCGAGATGAAGCACGGCCCGAACGCGCTCATCGACGAGAACCTGCCGGTGGTGATCATCGCCACCTGCGACCGCAACGATCCCGACTCCGTGCTGCGCTACGAAAAGACCATGTCCAACGTGAAGGAAGTGAAGGCGCGCTCGGGCACCGTGATCGCCATCGCCACCGAAGGCGACGAGGAAATCCGTGAAGCCGTGGATCACGTCTTCTACGTGCCGCCGGCGCCGGAACTGCTTTCACCCATCCTGGAAGTCGTGCCGCTGCAGTTGCTGGCGTATCACATCGCCGTGCGGCGCGGATGCGATGTCGACCAGCCGCGCAATCTGGCCAAGTCCGTAACCGTCGAGTAGAAGATTTTTCGCGTCACTCAGGATTTCGGCGCGCGGCGCACAGCCCTTAGCCTCCCCTGAGCGAAGTCGAAGGGCCGCGCAAACGCCGCTAGCGGCGCGTGGCGTGTTTCATGATGCGCTGTCCCAGCATGACCATCACTCCCACCATGACGGCAAAGGAGCCGGCCAGCCCCAGGGCCAGATCGTCCAGCGTAGGAATGGTGCCGCGCAGCGATTCCCGGTAGGAAAAGAGCACGGTCGCCGTGCCGCTGATTAAGCCGGCCAGGGCGAGCACGCCCCACAGAGAAAGTTCGCGCGAGCCGATGCCGCCCGCCATCGCGGCCAAAATGCGGCCCCCGATGAACGCGGCCACTCCCGCGAGTATGATGAACGAGGCCGCCAAGCCCAGAGAAAGAGCGGAAGGATCGGCATAGGCCATGCCGTAGAGCAGAACCACGCGGACCAGGAAGGCCGCGCCTCCCACCACTGCTGCCGCGCCCGCCGCCTGCCAGATGCGCCCTTCTTTCGCCGTGTCCATCGGGTCGCCTCCTTGGGAACGGCCGCAAAGTGTAGCGCGGAAGACGCCGGCCCGCTAGAGGATTCGCGACTAGTGAAGCATGGCTGTGCTCAAGCAGGTTCATGCTGTTCATAACTATAAAGCACTATTTATCAATCGCTTACAAGAACTTGACAATATCTCGCTCACATTCTATTATGAATGCAAACTTGTTTGTGCGACGCAGGGCACGGTGAGCCAAGTGGCGCCGTTGAACTGCACGGAGGCTTGAGAACATGGGCAAGATCATAGGAATCGACCTGGGGACTACCAACTCCGTGGTGGCCGTGATGGAGGGCAGCGAACCCAAGGTCATCGCCAACGAGGAAGGCGGGCGGACCACCCCATCGGTGGTGGCGTTCACCAAGACCGGTGAGCGGCTGGTCGGACAGGTGGCAAAGCGCCAGGCCATCACCAATCCCGAGAACACGATCTACTCCATCAAGCGCTTCATGGGGCGGCGCTACGACGAAGTCACCGAAGAGATGAAGATGGTCCCCTTCAAGGTGGTGAAGGAGGGCGACCATGTGGCGGTGGAAGCGGCGGGCAAGAGATACACGCCGCCGGAGATTTCCGCGCTCATCCTGCAGAAGCTGCGCAAGGCGGCGGAAGATTACCTGGGCGAGAAGGTCACCGAGGCAGTCATCACCGTGCCGGCCTACTTCAATGACGCCCAGCGGCAGGCGACCAAGGACGCCGGGCGCATCGCGGGCCTGGAGGTGAAGCGCATCGTCAACGAGCCTACGGCCGCCGCCATGGCCTATGGCCTGGACAAGAAGAAGGACGAGACCATCGCCGTCTACGACTTCGGCGGCGGCACCTTCGACATCTCCATCCTGGAAGTGGGCGAAGGCGTCATCGAGGTGAAAGCCACCAACGGCGACACGCACCTGGGGGGCGACAACATTGACCAGCGCATCGTGGACTGGCTGGTGGAGGAGTTCAAGAAGGAAGAGGGTCTCGACCTGCGCGCCAAGGGCAATGAGATGGCGCTGCAACGGCTGCGCGATGCCGCCGAGAAAGCCAAGATCGAGCTCTCCACCACCATGGAGACAGAGATCAACCTGCCGTTCATCACGGCCGACGCCAGCGGCCCCAAGCACCTGGTGAAGAAGCTGACGCGGGCCAAGCTGGAGCAGATGGTGGAAGACATCATCCATCGCTCCGTGGGCCCGTGCCAACAGGCGCTGAAGGACGCCGGCATCGATGCCGGGAAAATCGACGAAGTGGTGCTGGTGGGCGGGCAGACGCGTATGCCGCGCATTCAGCAGCTCGTTAGGGAGTTGTTCGGCCGCGAGCCGCACAAGGGTGTGAATCCGGACGAAGTCGTGGCGGTGGGCGCGGCGGTACAGGCCGGAGTGCTGGCGGGCGACGTGAAGGACCTGCTGCTGCTCGACGTCACACCGCTCACGCTGGCGATTGAGACGCACAACCCGCACCGGCCGTGGGAAGGGGGCGTGGCTACTCCGATGATCCCGCGCAACACCACCATCCCGACCAAGAAGACGGAGATCTTCTCCACCGCGGCCGACAACCAGAGTTCGGTGGAGATCCACGTGCTTCAGGGCGAGCGCCCGCTGGCCAAGGACAACCGCACGCTGGGCAAGTTCCACCTGACGGGGATCCCGCCGGCTCCGCGCGGGGTGCCGCAGATCGAGGTGACCTTCGACATCGACGCCAACGGCATCCTGAACGTGACCGCCAAGGACATGGCCACGGGCAAGGACCAGAAAATCACCATCACGTCCTCTTCCGGCCTGAGCAAGGAAGAAGTGGAGCGCATGGCCAAGGAGGCCGAGGCGCACGCCGCCGAGGACCGCGCCAAACGCGAGGAGATCGAGGCGCGCAACCATCTGGACGCCATGGTCTACAACGTGGAGCGCATGCTGAAGGAGCACGGGGAGAAGATCTCCGGCTCCGAGAAGGAGAACGTGGAAGCGGCGCTGGCCGAGGCCAAGAAAGCCCTCGACGGCAGCGACCGGGCGGCGCTCGACGCCGCCAGCCAACGCCTGACGCAGGCTTCCCACAAGCTGGCGGAGCAGATGTACAAGGCGGCCCAGCCGCCGCCGGGCGCGCAGCCTGGCGCTCAACCCGGGGCCACCAATGGCGCCGCCGGCAAGAAAGACGGGGAAGTCATCGACGCCGAGTACGTGGACGTGGAGGAAAAGAAGTAATCGCGCTTACCGGGGCGTCGGGGCCCCGGCGCGATCATCCTGAGCGAAGCGAAGGATCTGGTGCTCAGCCATCAGCCTTCAGCACGGGGCGCCTGGAGGCGCCCCGTATCTTATCGGGCATTGGAATCTGAGCTAGAGGCTAGAACGGACCAAAATGGCCACTGCCACCAAGGACTACTACGGGATTCTCGGCGTGAAGCGCACCGCTTCGGCCGAGGACATCCGCAAGGCCTTCCGCAAACTCGCCCGCAAATATCATCCCGACCTGAATCCCGGGAACAAGGCGGCGGAAGAGAAGTTCAAGCAGATCTCCGAAGCCAACGACGTCCTGAGCGACCCAAAGAAGCGCAAGATCTACGACCGGCTGGGCTTTTATTCCGACAACATTGACGCGGCGGCAGCCGAAGCAGCGGCACGAGGCGGTTACGGGCCGGGCGCGGGTTTCGGCGGGCAGGCCGGACCGAGCGTGCACTTCGACTTCGGCGGTTTCGACTTCTCCGACTTCACCGAACCCGGCCGGAAAGCCGGCGGCACCAGCTTTCGCGACATCTTTTCGGGAATTTTCGGCGGGCGCGGCTTCGGCGCGGAAGAAGCCGGACCGGAACCGGGGACCGACCTGGAATACCAGGTCAACGTGGGCTTCTGGCAGGCGATTCGCGGCGCGGTGATGCGGCTGAACATCGCCCGCACGGAAACCTGCGCCCGATGCAAAGGAAGCGGCGCGATCGACAGCGGCGCCCAGACCTGTCCGGAATGCAACGGCTCCGGCCAGGTCACGCAGACCAGCGGGCGCATGAAATTCAAGCTGGCGTGCCAGCGCTGCGGCGGCTCGGGCAAGACCCGCAGCCAGTGCCCGGCCTGCGGCGGCGAGGGCGTGCTGCATCGTACCGAGCCGCTCGAAGTGCGCATCAAGCCGGGAACGCGCGAGGGGCAGCGCATCCGTCTGGCCGGCAAGGGCAACGCCGGGCTGCGCGGCGGCCCGCCCGGAGACCTTTACATCATCGTGCGCACGGGCGAGCACCCCGTGTTTCGCCGCGAGGGCGACGACATCCATATCACCGTCCCGGTCACCGCCATGGAGGCCGCCCTGGGGGCGAAAATCGAAGTGCCCACCATCGACGGCCGCGCGCTGCTCAAGATTCCGCCCGGCACGCGCTCGGGACAGCGCCTGCGGCTGCGCGAAAAAGGCGTGCCCTCGGCCACGCGCGAAGGGGCGCGCGGCGACGAGATCGTCGAAGTGCAGATCGTCGTCCCCATGCCGCGTGACGAGCGCTCGAAGGAGATCCTGCGCGAGTTGCAGAAGCTCAACCCGGAGGATCCGCGGGCGGAGCTGTGGAGCAAGGTGTAACCCCATGCCGAAGCGCAAGAAGCAAGGGGCCTACATGATCTCGGCCGTGGCCGAGATGTACGGCATCCATCCGCAGACGCTGCGGCTGTATGAGCGCGAGGGACTGCTGCGGCCGTCGCGCTCCGAAGGCAACACCCGCCTCTACACCGACCAGGATCTGGAGCGGCTGGAGTTCATCCTTTCGCTGGCGCGCGAATTGGGGGTCAACATCGCCGGCATCGCTATCATTCTGGAAATGCGCGCGCGCATGGAAGAGATGCAGCGCCAGATGCAGGAGTTCGTGAACTTCGTGAAGAAAGAGATGCTCAGCCGGCCGATGGCCGACCCGGAGCGCGGAGCCATCGTGCCGATACGAAGGGTGGCGCCAGTCGGAGCGGTGGGGAAGGAGAAGAAGGGACGGCGGTAGAGAGACTGGGCGAGTTGGTAATTGGGTAACTTGGAAATCTGGAATTTTGGTAATTGAGGTCGCGACCCTGGGTCCAGCCGTGCAGAACCTGCGAGCCGCAAACAGCGAATCAGGAATGCAAAAACCGCCGCCCGGATCGGGCGGCGGTTTTCGGCTTCCAGGTTACTGCTGCGGCGTCTGCCCTTCGCGTTCCGCCTTGCGCTGCTTCATGCGCTCGCGGAAGCGCTCGCCGGCCTGGCGATGCTCCTCCATCGCCTTCAGGAACTCGGCGCGCTGCTCCGGGGTGAACACCTGGTTCACCTGCAGG
The window above is part of the Terriglobales bacterium genome. Proteins encoded here:
- a CDS encoding phosphatase PAP2 family protein codes for the protein MANDFSASWWQRTNFVDRLYFAWYSGLGLIILLLRHRVSAWPAFLAVHVACVLVIAGLVAGASRSRLWRFLHHWYPLLMFIVCFEEVARLSFLFVDSWQDRYLLDLEAWLFPVPPTVWLGQFATPWLTEVLEVGYFSYFLLLMIVGGVLYHRRDMPAFRRAMSASVVSYMLCYLFFLGFPTEGPAHTLRHLHTVPLEGGPFHFLVNLIQKHGGVHGNAFPSSHVAAAVVALIYAWRYAPRLGVALAPLVVLLCIGAVYDRYHYVSDIVGGILIALLAEASLRCCCGGRGGGGSS
- the purS gene encoding phosphoribosylformylglycinamidine synthase subunit PurS — encoded protein: MKAYVYVSLKKTVLDPQGKTIHGALKKMGYKGVGDVRQGKFFEIALDGGLTKDAAQAEVERMAREVLTNPVIEEFSYRIED
- a CDS encoding MBL fold metallo-hydrolase yields the protein MPYIQFLGAAGTVTGSKHLINTADRGGKRGFQVLIDCGLFQGHKQWRERNWQDTPIPARLIDAVILTHAHMDHAGWVPRLIQEGFRGPIFATPPTVDLCGVLLPDSGHLQEEEAEYANKKKTSKHSPALPLYTEQQALDSLAYLKQVDFGEERRLSPDVSFRYLHAAHILGSAMVEVKLETPGGRRTLLFSGDVGRVRDTHIAPGKVISTGPDDIERADVLVIESTYGNRRHPTTDPRPELARLVQDVARRGGSVVVPAFAVERTQKFLFLLKDMMESGEIPRLPVFADSPMAIQAMKIFVEHQQEFTEPTRRLIDRYGSPLVWEGFTFASTPEESKRINKLRYPVIVVSSSGMVTGGRVLHHLALRLPDPRNLVLFVGFQAPGTRGATIKSGAATVRIFGEEVPIRAQVAALEQFSDHADTPEMLEWLSSLKRPPGVTYLVHGEPDASAAMRDAITTALKWRVEIAEWMQKVEVS
- a CDS encoding acetyl-CoA C-acetyltransferase, which translates into the protein MESVYLLSAVRTAIGKFGGSLATKSAADMGAVAARAALERAGVQADQVDETIFGNARQAGGGPNVARQISIRAGLPQEVPAFTVNQACASGMKSVALAFEEIRAGNLECVLTGGTESMSRLPYYLDGARWGYRLGHQELVDGMYRDGFFCPMARMVMGETAEVLAEQYKIPREEQDQYALRSQQRAQAAIEAGRFASEIVGVELEGKKGPQTFARDEHPFLGATLEKMAKLPPVFSKTGTITAGNSSGITDGAAALVVAGESFVKRHNLKPLARVMAATSAGVDPRLMGIGPVPALRKMKEKFGLDYAAFDLLELNEAFAAQVLACDRELHFDPEKLNVNGGAIALGHPIGCTGARITVTLLHEMLRRKAKRGMATLCVSGGMGMALALENVV
- the rlmB gene encoding 23S rRNA (guanosine(2251)-2'-O)-methyltransferase RlmB, whose amino-acid sequence is MEIIFGIHAVTEALKARGRAFEYVAVSGRNDARVEKLIAECRALQVPVRFLPRHQLDRMTHGGAHQGVVAVAAARRYDAPEAILAHRRGHHAFVLVLDGIEDPHNLGAILRTADAAGADGVLIPERRAVGVTATVAKVSAGASEHLPIARVTNLGRALEELKARNVWIVGLDERAPQSYESLDYNMDCALVLGAEGKGMHEQIRRRCDFLVSIPMLGKVPSLNVSVAAAVVMYELVRQRRLNQPEVSS
- a CDS encoding LytTR family DNA-binding domain-containing protein, producing MPLSALIVDDEQLARDELAYLLKSVGDVEVVAQGKNGLEAVNLIKEHTPDLVFLDVQMPGLDGFGVIKKLLDRRLPLPQIVFATAYDQYAVKAFEVNAVDYLLKPFDKKRVTQSVQKARRLRESAGAPAERLDALVKMLEGQKPQPNRILIKAAGRLFLVDQKDICYASIEDGVITVVTSAAEGQSNCRTLEELLSSLDANMFWRAHRSYVVNINRIREVVPWFKSSYQLRMDDKKQSEIPVSRAQTKRLRELFRL